From a single Micromonospora pallida genomic region:
- a CDS encoding phage tail protein, which translates to MAAISAGQLGGMLGDPSQTAKGLASGGLAQLFRSGPGVRRTDKLGLAMRFQVTIGGVQLGLWRSCRGLRADFKPEVVRVTGDYVGQYHLPGEVSYPPIVLERAVHREHSARLQRWLVDVLGSWRDGTGDDTRTTARITLLDADGEPVDSWLLYGVRPSSWSGPDLSADTNQVAVERLELVHEGFFPDLQARAASATLSSPKLGTVTFAYNPAKMNITRSSRASQLVGQGKGLVIASDTALRVSAGEVLLVGPGVAQDVQKLIAFSGAPALDGQQGTATASDAELPELTFTWGKLSMAVKLSTLNVNLTRFDGDGQPVRAQATLDLVVFKGEIFPKQPGAPTPARSVWTDPAQWRQRAAASGIDDPTRAQARAGGAPGARR; encoded by the coding sequence ATGGCGGCGATCTCCGCGGGACAGCTCGGCGGAATGCTGGGCGACCCGAGCCAGACCGCGAAGGGGCTGGCCTCCGGCGGCCTGGCGCAGTTGTTCCGCAGCGGGCCCGGGGTCCGGCGGACCGACAAGCTCGGCCTCGCCATGCGGTTCCAGGTGACCATCGGCGGCGTCCAACTCGGACTGTGGCGCTCCTGCCGGGGCCTGCGGGCCGACTTCAAGCCCGAGGTGGTCCGGGTGACCGGGGACTACGTCGGCCAGTACCACCTGCCGGGCGAGGTGAGCTACCCGCCGATCGTGCTGGAACGGGCCGTCCACCGCGAGCACTCCGCGCGGTTGCAGCGCTGGCTGGTCGACGTCCTGGGCTCCTGGCGGGACGGCACCGGCGACGACACCCGGACCACCGCCCGAATCACCCTGCTCGACGCCGACGGCGAACCGGTCGACAGCTGGCTGCTCTACGGCGTACGGCCGTCCTCGTGGTCCGGCCCGGACCTCTCCGCCGACACCAACCAGGTGGCGGTGGAACGCCTGGAGCTGGTACACGAGGGTTTCTTCCCCGACCTCCAGGCCCGGGCGGCGTCGGCCACGCTCTCGTCGCCGAAGCTCGGCACGGTCACCTTCGCCTACAACCCGGCCAAGATGAACATCACCCGTTCCTCCCGGGCCAGTCAGCTCGTCGGGCAGGGCAAGGGGCTGGTGATCGCCTCGGACACCGCGCTGCGGGTGTCGGCGGGCGAGGTGCTCCTGGTCGGGCCCGGTGTCGCGCAGGACGTACAGAAACTGATCGCCTTCTCCGGGGCGCCCGCCCTCGACGGGCAGCAAGGCACGGCCACCGCCAGCGACGCCGAGCTGCCCGAACTCACCTTCACCTGGGGCAAGCTCTCGATGGCGGTCAAGCTGAGCACACTGAACGTCAACCTCACCCGGTTCGACGGGGACGGCCAGCCGGTCCGCGCCCAGGCCACCCTGGACCTGGTCGTGTTCAAGGGGGAGATCTTCCCCAAGCAGCCCGGTGCCCCGACGCCGGCCCGCTCGGTGTGGACCGACCCGGCGCAGTGGCGGCAACGGGCCGCGGCGAGCGGCATCGACGACCCGACCCGGGCCCAGGCCCGCGCCGGGGGAGCGCCGGGAGCGCGGCGATGA
- a CDS encoding phage tail protein: protein MAGGLSTAARFMGGFFEVTGVNHRYLVVIDDERYNLGSWSRVSGLGVTWQVCEYRAGDSNDVHAFVGAPTYSRIRLSRAVCFDSQVVQEWLCQQARRYQPLSGSIQLVDSLGIKIVGWELKHFFPVGWSVSELDPSRAGIAVETLELAHTGFLNDDVSFSL, encoded by the coding sequence ATGGCAGGCGGTCTCTCCACCGCGGCCCGGTTCATGGGCGGCTTCTTCGAGGTCACCGGGGTCAACCACCGGTACCTCGTGGTCATCGACGACGAGCGGTACAACCTCGGCTCCTGGTCACGGGTGTCCGGACTCGGGGTGACCTGGCAGGTCTGCGAGTACCGCGCCGGGGACAGCAACGACGTGCACGCCTTCGTGGGCGCCCCGACCTACAGCCGGATTCGGCTCAGCCGGGCGGTCTGCTTCGACTCCCAGGTGGTGCAGGAGTGGCTCTGCCAGCAGGCCCGGCGGTACCAGCCGCTCAGCGGCAGCATCCAGCTCGTCGACAGCCTCGGGATCAAGATCGTCGGCTGGGAGCTGAAGCACTTCTTCCCGGTCGGCTGGTCGGTGTCCGAACTCGACCCGAGCCGGGCCGGGATCGCCGTGGAGACCCTGGAGCTGGCCCACACCGGCTTCCTGAACGACGACGTCTCGTTCTCGCTCTGA
- a CDS encoding eCIS core domain-containing protein, translating to MVTLALPPVVAGVPSSGPALSDAATGVPAVLRSAVVPLRTGHPDRPLAAPRVLPSDVPAPHTTPLTGFDDPSQHGGDRVPGQRRDLDRVTGPERGVGPVESETHQEPIEGSGPERDGGWPAEASAQTAARFAAAGLPIAPVWPPPGFEDVYRAAEVTRAAEAARPTGTPRPARQRDERPTDPPSGQHSAGSALPDSRAVRPVEVVSRARPRPSRPAPAGEGTPATFSPEGRPVDVASTPGDRAEHPAAASATDTAPHPTHGTPPVPPTNSAVCRPDDQPSPSVSRHDDLTSPAVPPSDDWTNPAASCPAGPSATRRAEWTGSPAGLDESSEGGPIAVAQGGDVVRRVGDQPALSPARFLTRRTDTSSVGTGEQLAVPPATTGAPAPVTPTELPARYPASPPVTATAPASPAPAGGPGAGDPQSSTPPTVAGYADPRPDGTATSGAFSPSGSTSASFSPRPPRRSDPATVLTPAGGGAGFVCGCGGLCSACRVAQLPTSAPTPPAWRPVSPAGPAIGTPVVADPWPVPAPGTASAPATDDVPADRRAQRHQVTSGATVPFTLDGWSTPVTASAGESVSPERGGSPEPVTPVPAALVDGFRRRYGVDVSDVPVRRDPEATAVVRQAGARAATRNGEVLLPAEAGPLDTAPARALLAHELAHVVQQRALGGTTPAESTAAGRDLEARALAAEYAFGDGSAPDGVGPLSPPVPLVAGGMTVPAGEPASTPGGGTWGITPDGGLTWRAGAAGPAATGHPVQRAPVGGSADALADLRDLVRAEVTRQEEAEQAGSSERTGRSEWTGSSEQTRSSERTGSSEPAPEAAALAALRAEVAAATAPPAFDRGAGRLAEVRDAVERLRDELRTATEREEAATARLDRDAALLRSWVGDRLPGRAVDLDSADDLEELAGRLYGRLRGRLRQELLVDRERGGRLARFP from the coding sequence ATGGTCACGCTCGCCCTGCCCCCGGTGGTGGCGGGTGTCCCGTCGTCCGGGCCGGCTCTTTCCGACGCGGCCACCGGTGTCCCGGCCGTTCTCCGGTCCGCCGTCGTACCGCTGCGCACCGGTCACCCCGACCGTCCGCTGGCCGCGCCCCGCGTGCTGCCGTCGGACGTCCCGGCCCCCCACACAACCCCGCTGACCGGGTTCGACGACCCGAGCCAGCATGGTGGCGACCGGGTCCCCGGGCAGCGGCGTGACCTGGACCGGGTTACCGGGCCGGAACGCGGTGTGGGCCCGGTCGAATCGGAAACCCACCAGGAGCCGATCGAGGGTTCGGGACCGGAGCGTGACGGTGGCTGGCCTGCCGAGGCGTCGGCCCAGACCGCCGCCCGGTTCGCCGCTGCCGGACTGCCGATCGCGCCCGTCTGGCCGCCCCCCGGCTTCGAGGACGTCTACCGAGCGGCTGAGGTCACCCGGGCGGCGGAGGCGGCTCGCCCGACCGGCACGCCGAGGCCCGCCCGACAGCGGGACGAGCGACCCACCGATCCGCCGTCCGGACAGCACAGTGCCGGCTCGGCACTGCCGGACAGTCGCGCGGTCCGCCCGGTCGAGGTGGTTTCCCGCGCCCGGCCCAGGCCGTCCCGGCCGGCCCCGGCAGGGGAGGGGACGCCAGCCACCTTCAGCCCGGAGGGCAGACCGGTGGACGTGGCGAGCACCCCGGGGGACCGTGCCGAGCACCCGGCAGCGGCGTCCGCGACCGACACCGCCCCGCACCCGACGCACGGCACACCGCCCGTACCGCCGACCAACTCGGCCGTGTGCCGCCCCGACGACCAGCCCAGCCCGTCTGTGTCCCGCCACGATGACCTGACCAGCCCGGCCGTGCCGCCTTCCGACGACTGGACCAACCCGGCGGCGTCCTGCCCGGCTGGCCCGTCGGCTACGCGTCGGGCCGAGTGGACCGGGTCGCCCGCCGGCCTGGATGAGTCGTCGGAGGGCGGCCCGATCGCCGTGGCGCAGGGTGGGGACGTCGTACGCCGGGTGGGCGACCAGCCCGCCTTGTCGCCGGCCCGGTTCCTGACCCGGCGTACGGACACCTCGTCGGTCGGCACCGGAGAACAGTTGGCGGTGCCACCCGCCACGACCGGCGCCCCGGCACCGGTCACCCCCACGGAACTGCCGGCCCGGTACCCCGCCTCTCCGCCGGTCACCGCCACAGCGCCGGCCAGCCCTGCGCCGGCTGGCGGTCCGGGGGCCGGTGATCCGCAGTCCTCGACCCCACCCACCGTCGCCGGGTACGCCGATCCGCGTCCCGACGGGACGGCGACTTCGGGCGCGTTCTCCCCATCTGGGAGCACGTCCGCAAGCTTCTCGCCGAGACCACCGAGGCGTTCCGATCCCGCCACCGTGCTCACCCCAGCGGGCGGCGGGGCGGGGTTCGTGTGCGGTTGCGGTGGACTTTGCTCGGCGTGTCGTGTAGCTCAGCTGCCAACGAGCGCGCCCACCCCGCCCGCGTGGCGTCCGGTTTCCCCGGCCGGGCCCGCCATCGGTACGCCGGTGGTCGCGGACCCGTGGCCGGTGCCGGCGCCCGGCACCGCATCGGCACCGGCCACGGACGACGTCCCGGCCGACCGCCGAGCGCAGCGCCACCAGGTCACCTCCGGGGCAACCGTTCCATTCACTCTGGACGGTTGGTCGACTCCGGTGACCGCCTCGGCTGGCGAATCGGTGTCCCCGGAGCGTGGCGGCTCGCCCGAGCCGGTGACCCCGGTGCCGGCCGCGCTGGTGGACGGGTTCCGCCGCCGGTACGGCGTCGACGTGTCGGACGTACCGGTCCGGCGCGACCCCGAGGCGACCGCCGTCGTACGGCAGGCCGGTGCCCGCGCCGCCACCCGGAACGGTGAGGTCCTGTTGCCGGCGGAGGCCGGCCCACTCGACACGGCCCCCGCCCGGGCCCTGCTCGCCCACGAGCTGGCCCACGTGGTGCAGCAGCGCGCGCTCGGTGGGACGACCCCGGCGGAGTCGACGGCCGCCGGGCGTGACCTGGAGGCACGCGCCCTGGCCGCCGAGTACGCCTTCGGCGACGGGTCCGCGCCGGACGGGGTGGGCCCGCTGTCCCCGCCGGTGCCCCTGGTGGCCGGCGGCATGACCGTCCCCGCCGGTGAACCGGCTTCGACGCCCGGCGGAGGTACCTGGGGGATCACGCCGGACGGCGGACTGACCTGGCGGGCCGGTGCCGCTGGCCCGGCCGCCACAGGTCACCCCGTCCAGCGGGCCCCCGTGGGGGGCTCGGCCGACGCGTTGGCCGACCTGCGCGACCTGGTGCGGGCCGAGGTGACCCGGCAGGAAGAGGCCGAGCAGGCCGGATCGTCTGAGCGGACCGGGCGGTCCGAGTGGACCGGGTCGTCCGAGCAGACCAGATCGTCGGAGCGGACCGGGTCGTCCGAGCCCGCGCCGGAGGCGGCGGCCCTGGCGGCGCTGCGGGCCGAGGTGGCTGCCGCGACCGCCCCGCCCGCGTTCGACCGGGGTGCCGGCCGCCTCGCCGAGGTCCGCGACGCGGTGGAGCGGCTCCGCGACGAGCTACGGACCGCGACCGAACGGGAGGAGGCCGCCACGGCCCGCCTCGATCGGGACGCGGCGCTGCTGCGGTCCTGGGTCGGTGACCGGCTGCCGGGGCGGGCGGTGGACCTGGACAGCGCCGACGACCTGGAGGAACTGGCCGGCCGGCTGTACGGACGGCTGCGTGGCCGGCTCCGACAGGAACTGCTGGTCGACCGGGAACGCGGCGGACGACTGGCCCGCTTCCCCTGA
- a CDS encoding phage tail protein, whose protein sequence is MAGQGTQDARENTQIISAAVFRLEVPGMNAINFAELVGISSEVENAEYMAAGPTGPIFSRHFGRTKPPTVTLKRGLDLNGDLWLWHQKVRNLMYDAYRDCALKLYGPGDDLNGDARLTYMMTNAWPAKVEVSGVKAGATDIVYQTVTLMCDDLFDFNARI, encoded by the coding sequence ATGGCAGGTCAGGGCACCCAGGACGCACGCGAGAACACCCAGATCATCAGCGCCGCCGTGTTCCGGCTGGAGGTGCCGGGCATGAACGCGATCAACTTTGCCGAGCTGGTCGGCATCAGCAGCGAGGTGGAGAACGCCGAGTACATGGCCGCCGGCCCCACCGGGCCGATCTTCTCCCGGCACTTCGGCCGGACCAAGCCGCCGACGGTCACCCTCAAACGGGGACTCGACCTCAACGGCGACCTCTGGCTCTGGCACCAGAAGGTGCGCAACCTGATGTACGACGCGTACCGGGACTGCGCGCTGAAGCTCTACGGGCCCGGCGACGACCTCAACGGCGACGCCCGGCTGACGTACATGATGACCAACGCCTGGCCGGCGAAGGTGGAGGTCAGCGGGGTCAAGGCCGGCGCGACCGACATCGTCTACCAGACGGTCACGCTGATGTGCGACGACCTGTTCGACTTCAATGCGCGGATCTGA
- a CDS encoding phage tail sheath family protein, with translation MPTYLSPGVYVEEVSSGSRPIEAVGTAVAAFVGFAEKGPVNEPTLITNWSQYTRTFGGFVAGAFLPLSVYGYFLNGGGSAYVVRVGPTGGDAGAAGGDGAYATAAVPAGGDNGKLSFTVRAALPGPAGQDLSVEVTDASEGGDDTFKLVVKQAGKPVETLDNLTTRRGAGNVVTAVKQQSKLIQIEEVKGATLAPPRRGAEVALAAPALPATTTTADLAVRAQDYVGDVSDRTGFAGLEAIEDVTMLSVPDLAAAYQRGAIDDEAFKAVQLAMIAHCELMGDRVAILDPPPGLHPQRLKEWRQDVAGYDSKYATLYWPWVKVMDPAQGRAVFMPPSGHVAGVWARNDDTRGVHKAPANEIIRGALALESGLTKGEHDQLNPIGVNCIRSFPGQGIRIWGARTLSSDAEWRYLNVRRLFNWIEKSILLGTNWVVFEPNDPRLWDAVRRVITMFLRRVWRSGALMGDTWSEAFFVKCDAENNPPENLDAGILTVDIGIAPVKPAEFVVFRLSQLSHGAGDD, from the coding sequence ATGCCGACGTATCTGTCGCCGGGCGTCTACGTGGAGGAGGTGTCCTCCGGGTCGAGGCCGATCGAGGCGGTCGGGACCGCCGTCGCCGCGTTCGTCGGCTTCGCCGAGAAGGGGCCGGTCAACGAGCCCACCCTGATCACCAACTGGTCGCAGTACACCCGCACCTTCGGCGGGTTCGTGGCCGGCGCGTTCCTGCCCCTGTCGGTCTACGGGTACTTCCTCAACGGCGGCGGTTCCGCGTACGTCGTCCGGGTGGGACCGACCGGCGGGGACGCCGGGGCGGCGGGCGGCGACGGGGCGTACGCCACCGCGGCGGTGCCGGCCGGCGGCGACAACGGGAAGCTCTCCTTCACCGTCCGCGCCGCCCTGCCCGGCCCGGCGGGTCAGGACCTCTCGGTCGAGGTCACCGACGCCTCCGAGGGCGGCGACGACACCTTCAAACTCGTGGTGAAACAGGCCGGCAAGCCGGTCGAGACGCTGGACAACCTGACCACCCGCCGGGGTGCCGGGAACGTGGTCACCGCCGTGAAGCAGCAGTCCAAGCTGATCCAGATCGAGGAGGTCAAGGGCGCCACGCTCGCCCCGCCGCGCCGAGGTGCCGAGGTCGCCCTGGCCGCGCCGGCCCTGCCGGCCACCACCACGACCGCAGACCTCGCCGTACGGGCCCAGGACTACGTCGGGGACGTCAGCGACCGGACCGGGTTCGCCGGGCTGGAGGCGATCGAGGACGTCACCATGCTCAGCGTGCCCGACCTGGCCGCCGCCTACCAGCGGGGAGCCATCGACGACGAGGCGTTCAAGGCCGTCCAGCTCGCGATGATCGCGCACTGCGAGCTGATGGGCGACCGGGTGGCCATTCTCGACCCGCCGCCCGGCCTGCACCCGCAGCGGCTCAAGGAGTGGCGGCAGGACGTCGCCGGCTACGACTCGAAGTACGCCACGCTCTACTGGCCCTGGGTCAAGGTCATGGACCCGGCGCAGGGGCGGGCGGTGTTCATGCCGCCGAGCGGCCACGTCGCCGGGGTGTGGGCCCGCAACGACGACACCCGGGGCGTGCACAAGGCCCCGGCCAACGAGATCATCCGGGGCGCGCTCGCCCTGGAGAGCGGCCTGACCAAGGGCGAGCACGACCAGCTCAACCCGATCGGGGTGAACTGCATCCGGTCCTTCCCCGGCCAGGGCATCCGGATCTGGGGCGCCCGTACGCTCTCCAGCGACGCCGAGTGGCGCTACCTGAACGTCCGGCGGCTGTTCAACTGGATCGAGAAGTCGATCCTGCTCGGCACCAACTGGGTGGTCTTCGAGCCCAACGATCCCCGGCTCTGGGACGCGGTGCGCCGGGTCATCACGATGTTCCTCCGCCGGGTGTGGCGCAGCGGCGCCCTGATGGGCGACACCTGGTCCGAGGCGTTCTTCGTCAAGTGCGACGCGGAGAACAACCCGCCGGAGAACCTCGACGCCGGGATCCTCACCGTCGACATCGGCATCGCACCGGTCAAGCCGGCCGAGTTCGTGGTGTTCCGGCTCTCCCAGCTCTCGCACGGCGCGGGCGACGACTGA
- a CDS encoding Pvc16 family protein translates to MIWDVDLSVRAWLGSYLPPGVPVVFDPPDRCAELAGELVSAFLLDVEEDSSGVSATWDDLRDATGQVTARRPPGRRYRFSYLLTAWGPDTEREHRLLGDLLVGCAECTALPTRFLAGALARTNQAVVVRSAPHREGTAGSAWLPRGGPARTGLHLQLLVPFVPEASTELAPAPREVSVNSSRQPGDPAGPRAPRRPGRISEPG, encoded by the coding sequence GTGATCTGGGATGTCGACCTGTCGGTCCGGGCCTGGCTGGGCAGCTACCTGCCGCCGGGCGTACCCGTGGTCTTCGACCCGCCGGACCGCTGCGCGGAACTCGCCGGCGAGCTGGTCTCGGCCTTCCTGTTGGACGTCGAGGAGGATTCCAGCGGGGTCTCCGCCACCTGGGACGACCTGCGGGACGCCACCGGCCAGGTGACCGCGCGCCGCCCGCCGGGGCGGCGCTACCGGTTCAGCTACCTGCTGACCGCCTGGGGACCGGACACCGAACGGGAACACCGCCTCCTCGGCGACCTGCTGGTCGGCTGCGCGGAGTGCACGGCGCTGCCCACCCGTTTCCTCGCCGGGGCCCTGGCCCGGACGAACCAGGCGGTGGTGGTGCGCAGCGCCCCCCACCGCGAGGGGACCGCCGGCTCGGCGTGGCTGCCGCGCGGCGGGCCGGCCCGGACCGGCCTGCACCTGCAACTACTCGTCCCGTTCGTCCCGGAGGCATCGACCGAGCTGGCCCCGGCGCCGCGTGAGGTGAGCGTCAACAGCAGCAGACAGCCGGGCGACCCCGCCGGGCCCCGCGCCCCGCGCCGCCCGGGACGGATCAGCGAACCCGGCTGA
- a CDS encoding response regulator transcription factor has translation MPLSPRQLAVLRMIAAGADTATIARDLSYSERSIKNIVHEITVQLGVRNRTQAVAHAIREGLI, from the coding sequence CTGCCCCTCTCGCCACGGCAGCTTGCCGTGCTGCGGATGATCGCCGCCGGCGCGGACACCGCGACGATCGCCCGGGACCTGTCCTACTCGGAGCGCAGCATCAAGAACATCGTGCACGAGATCACCGTCCAGCTCGGCGTGCGCAACCGGACCCAGGCGGTCGCGCACGCCATCCGCGAGGGTCTGATCTGA
- a CDS encoding PAAR domain-containing protein, with amino-acid sequence MGVPAAKLGDKVVGNDTHIIMVPSPGGPVPTPTPMPFAGTITTGCSTDVLIEGKPAAVVGSGAVNSPPHVPTGGPFQVPPTNQGTVLAGSPTVLINGKPAARHGDKVNTCNDPAPLPNGTIVATGQVIVA; translated from the coding sequence GTGGGCGTACCCGCCGCGAAACTCGGTGACAAGGTCGTCGGCAACGACACCCACATCATCATGGTCCCGTCCCCGGGTGGACCGGTGCCGACGCCCACCCCGATGCCGTTCGCCGGCACGATCACCACCGGATGCAGCACCGACGTGCTGATTGAGGGGAAACCGGCTGCCGTGGTGGGCAGCGGGGCGGTGAACTCGCCCCCGCACGTACCCACCGGTGGGCCGTTCCAGGTCCCGCCGACCAACCAGGGCACCGTCCTCGCCGGCAGCCCCACCGTGCTGATCAACGGCAAGCCCGCCGCCCGGCACGGCGACAAGGTCAACACCTGCAACGACCCCGCGCCCCTACCGAACGGCACCATCGTCGCCACCGGCCAGGTGATCGTCGCCTGA
- a CDS encoding phosphatase PAP2 family protein: MSTTTFISFAIALIAVAVAFGLVICARPAVRRLRARVGRGRLSLWLDENPTAQGLLVLLVGSATAFALILVFIEILDEVLDNDDLTVVDRPIIEWIADRRTAGVDTVVVLVTDIGGKVLLASVLAIAASAVALRLRSWRPVVLAAIAGGGGALLVAGIKVLIGRDRPDPLHRAVFESGFSFPSGHTASTLVILGTVALLISMVTASGTLRATAWMAAGILAVAVGLSRVYLGVHYPSDVLAGWVLGACWLVTVAIAARLPETAILPVARRLPAPGRVAGTALRPVVASTLAALSALAAIFGAVSIAAIT; the protein is encoded by the coding sequence TTGAGCACAACCACGTTTATCAGCTTCGCGATCGCGTTGATTGCGGTGGCGGTCGCGTTCGGACTCGTGATCTGCGCGCGACCGGCCGTACGCCGATTGCGAGCACGTGTGGGCCGCGGACGACTGTCGCTCTGGCTCGATGAGAACCCGACCGCACAGGGCCTGCTCGTCCTCCTTGTGGGCAGCGCGACAGCGTTTGCGCTGATCCTGGTTTTTATAGAGATCCTGGACGAGGTACTCGACAACGACGATCTCACGGTTGTCGACAGGCCGATCATCGAGTGGATAGCCGATCGGCGCACCGCAGGCGTCGACACTGTGGTGGTGCTCGTCACCGACATCGGCGGCAAGGTACTGCTCGCCAGCGTCCTCGCCATAGCGGCCAGCGCCGTCGCGCTGCGGCTGCGATCGTGGCGGCCCGTCGTGCTCGCTGCCATCGCTGGCGGTGGCGGGGCGCTGCTCGTGGCCGGTATCAAGGTGCTGATCGGCCGTGACCGGCCCGATCCGCTGCACCGGGCCGTGTTCGAATCCGGGTTCTCGTTCCCGTCCGGGCATACGGCCAGCACGCTGGTCATCCTCGGCACGGTGGCGCTATTGATCTCCATGGTTACGGCCAGCGGCACCTTGCGGGCCACGGCCTGGATGGCCGCCGGCATCCTCGCCGTGGCGGTGGGCCTGTCACGCGTCTATCTCGGTGTGCACTACCCGAGCGATGTCCTGGCCGGCTGGGTGCTCGGAGCCTGCTGGCTGGTGACGGTGGCGATAGCCGCACGACTGCCTGAGACGGCGATCCTTCCCGTCGCGCGCCGGCTACCCGCTCCGGGACGGGTAGCCGGCACCGCGCTTCGCCCCGTCGTCGCCTCCACCCTCGCCGCCCTCAGCGCCCTGGCGGCGATCTTTGGCGCGGTGAGCATCGCGGCGATTACCTGA
- a CDS encoding helix-turn-helix domain-containing protein — protein MDRIDLLPVGRRVAYWRGRRNLSQQVFADRLGKSKSWVDKVERGVRALDKVSTLQDIAAVLRIDTAVLLGRDVQPAEVAERTVDVERIRAALSRYEIPLGRPAGRRPVLSVDRLTREVAHAWTTFQYARYPQVIDLLPDLLTDVQRTHAHNPGAGRVPLVEAYRITAALLVKLGDAELAWLAADRAMAAATGDWILVAAVAVQLGQVLRAAGRVRTAKSVMRAAAYRIASPMIEYGTPPDLSLCGTLLIQAALAAARYGDGAAVVELLDEAADLAERVGDGHDHHRTGFGPTAVDLARTATAIELGDARDAVAWHEKAIQRYGWRYLPVEHRAAHLLDAARAYLQVGDPVAAGRVLVDAERIAPAEVRHRPAGRDALAQAARELDAPATLTQLADALGVG, from the coding sequence GTGGACAGGATTGACCTGCTGCCGGTCGGTCGGCGGGTGGCGTACTGGCGGGGGCGGCGGAACCTGTCGCAGCAGGTGTTCGCCGATCGGCTCGGCAAGTCGAAGAGCTGGGTGGACAAGGTCGAGCGAGGCGTCCGTGCGCTGGACAAGGTGTCGACCCTTCAGGACATCGCCGCCGTCCTGCGGATCGACACGGCGGTGTTGCTGGGTCGGGATGTCCAGCCCGCAGAGGTGGCCGAGCGGACCGTGGATGTCGAGCGCATCCGGGCGGCGTTGTCGCGGTACGAGATTCCGCTCGGGAGGCCGGCGGGCCGCCGTCCCGTCCTGTCCGTCGACCGGCTGACCCGAGAGGTCGCGCACGCCTGGACGACTTTCCAGTACGCCCGCTATCCGCAGGTGATCGACCTGCTGCCGGACCTGCTGACCGACGTGCAGCGCACCCACGCCCACAATCCCGGCGCAGGCCGGGTGCCGCTGGTCGAGGCGTACCGGATCACCGCCGCACTGCTGGTCAAGCTCGGTGACGCCGAGCTGGCGTGGCTTGCCGCCGACCGGGCCATGGCCGCCGCGACCGGTGACTGGATCCTGGTGGCCGCCGTAGCGGTGCAGCTCGGCCAGGTGCTCCGCGCTGCTGGCCGGGTGAGGACGGCGAAGTCGGTGATGCGGGCCGCCGCCTACCGCATCGCCTCACCCATGATCGAGTACGGCACCCCGCCAGACCTGTCCCTATGCGGAACCCTGCTCATCCAAGCCGCCCTGGCTGCCGCCCGCTATGGGGATGGTGCCGCCGTTGTCGAGTTGCTCGATGAGGCCGCCGACCTGGCCGAACGGGTCGGCGACGGGCACGACCACCACCGCACCGGGTTCGGACCCACCGCCGTGGACCTGGCCCGCACCGCCACCGCCATCGAGCTGGGCGACGCCCGGGACGCGGTGGCCTGGCACGAGAAGGCCATCCAGCGGTATGGCTGGCGATATCTGCCAGTCGAGCATCGGGCCGCACACCTGCTCGACGCCGCCCGCGCGTACCTCCAAGTCGGTGACCCGGTTGCTGCCGGGCGGGTGCTGGTCGACGCCGAGCGGATCGCGCCGGCCGAGGTCCGGCACCGGCCGGCAGGCCGGGACGCGCTCGCCCAGGCCGCCCGCGAACTGGACGCCCCGGCCACGCTCACCCAGCTCGCTGATGCTCTCGGGGTGGGATGA